Proteins from one Mucilaginibacter jinjuensis genomic window:
- a CDS encoding peptide deformylase yields MKRLIYMNIDKPIIFINPELTDLSEGLFELCDDCMSFPNLLVKVKRHQSLTIRYLDENWQPRQWKLENDLSELLQHEYDHLDGILCTMRAVDEKAFKWR; encoded by the coding sequence ATGAAACGGTTGATCTACATGAATATTGATAAACCCATTATTTTCATCAACCCCGAACTCACCGATTTAAGCGAAGGCCTTTTCGAACTATGTGATGATTGTATGAGCTTCCCTAACTTGCTGGTGAAAGTAAAACGACATCAATCCCTCACTATCAGATATCTTGATGAAAACTGGCAACCGCGGCAATGGAAATTGGAAAATGATTTATCTGAATTATTGCAACACGAGTATGATCATTTGGATGGGATACTTTGCACCATGCGTGCTGTGGATGAGAAGGCGTTTAAGTGGAGGTAG
- a CDS encoding Rrf2 family transcriptional regulator, whose protein sequence is MNARFQIATHILTLLYHSNGEVLSSDYIAGSVNANPALIRKELGNLRKRGLVESKEGKTGGYTLSKPAEQITLADVYAAVKSASPFGLAKNQPYPDCPIGKQVNKHIVDLYNDVDQNISKQLNTITLADFGKKFV, encoded by the coding sequence ATGAACGCCAGGTTTCAAATAGCAACACATATCCTCACCCTGCTTTACCATTCGAATGGAGAGGTGCTCTCGTCTGATTATATTGCGGGTAGCGTAAATGCCAACCCGGCATTGATCAGAAAAGAGCTGGGTAACCTGCGTAAACGTGGTTTGGTTGAAAGTAAAGAGGGTAAAACCGGTGGCTACACGCTAAGTAAACCTGCCGAACAGATTACTTTAGCCGATGTTTATGCGGCCGTAAAATCAGCCTCTCCTTTCGGGCTGGCAAAAAACCAACCGTACCCCGACTGCCCTATTGGCAAACAAGTGAATAAACACATTGTTGATTTATACAATGATGTTGACCAAAACATAAGCAAACAACTCAATACTATTACTCTTGCCGATTTCGGTAAAAAATTCGTTTAA
- a CDS encoding UDP-N-acetylmuramate--L-alanine ligase — translation MKVHFIAIGGSAMHNLAIALHKKGFQITGSDDVVFEPSASRLAKYGLLPAQQGWFPEKLSTDLDAVVLGMHARIDNPELLKAQELGLKIYSYPEYIYEQSKDKLRVVIGGSHGKTTITSMILHVLQAAGKRFDYLVGAQLQGFDTMVGLSDAPIIVIEGDEYLASPIDRRPKFHLYKANIAVLSGIAWDHVNVFPTFDSYIEQFRIFMKTITVGGSLFYSETDEVLKETVLADDSEINKLGYNLPPHRIIDGVTYIIYEGKTYPLNVFGQHNLLNIEAARYVCGMFDIKTDEFYQYISDFKGAARRLELLGKNDHVSIYKDFAHSPSKLKATIQAVKAQFPNRKLLACMELHTFSSLNADFLNEYAGTMDEADTAVVFIDQKTFEQKKMQPYPAERVKEAFHRDDLVFFDQPASLLTLFENFEPVDCSILLMSSGNFGGIDLNVLTQSVLKKYFDK, via the coding sequence ATGAAAGTACATTTTATAGCCATTGGTGGCAGTGCGATGCATAACCTGGCTATCGCTTTACATAAAAAAGGTTTCCAAATTACCGGGTCGGACGATGTTGTATTCGAGCCATCTGCCTCGCGTTTAGCTAAATACGGTTTGTTGCCAGCTCAACAAGGTTGGTTTCCCGAGAAATTAAGCACCGATCTGGATGCCGTTGTTTTAGGGATGCATGCACGTATCGACAATCCCGAACTACTAAAAGCGCAGGAACTTGGGCTGAAGATATACTCCTATCCGGAATATATTTACGAACAATCAAAAGACAAACTACGTGTAGTAATAGGGGGCAGTCATGGCAAAACCACCATTACCTCCATGATACTGCATGTATTACAAGCTGCGGGTAAAAGGTTTGATTACCTGGTAGGCGCACAATTGCAGGGATTTGATACCATGGTAGGGCTAAGTGATGCCCCGATTATTGTGATAGAAGGGGATGAGTACCTGGCTTCGCCTATTGACCGCAGACCAAAGTTTCACCTGTATAAAGCCAATATTGCTGTACTAAGCGGCATAGCCTGGGACCATGTTAACGTATTCCCCACGTTTGATAGTTATATAGAGCAGTTCAGGATTTTTATGAAAACCATTACGGTTGGTGGCTCACTGTTTTATAGTGAAACAGATGAGGTGCTGAAAGAAACCGTACTGGCCGATGATTCTGAGATTAATAAGTTAGGTTATAATTTACCTCCTCACCGTATTATAGATGGTGTAACATATATTATTTATGAAGGCAAAACGTACCCGTTGAACGTTTTCGGGCAGCATAATTTATTAAATATTGAGGCTGCCAGATATGTTTGCGGTATGTTTGATATTAAAACTGATGAGTTTTATCAGTATATTAGTGACTTCAAGGGGGCGGCCAGGCGACTGGAATTATTGGGTAAAAATGATCATGTAAGTATTTATAAAGATTTCGCGCACTCGCCGTCGAAACTTAAAGCTACAATACAGGCAGTTAAGGCCCAGTTTCCAAACCGTAAATTGCTGGCCTGTATGGAGCTGCATACATTCAGCAGTTTAAATGCAGATTTTTTGAATGAATACGCCGGTACCATGGACGAGGCGGATACGGCCGTGGTATTTATAGACCAAAAAACCTTCGAGCAAAAGAAAATGCAACCTTACCCGGCAGAGCGGGTTAAAGAAGCTTTTCATCGGGATGATCTGGTGTTTTTTGACCAGCCTGCATCACTGCTTACACTGTTCGAAAACTTTGAGCCGGTTGACTGTAGTATATTGCTTATGAGTTCAGGAAATTTCGGTGGAATTGATCTAAACGTATTGACACAGAGTGTGTTGAAAAAGTATTTTGATAAATAA
- the prmA gene encoding 50S ribosomal protein L11 methyltransferase has protein sequence MNYYELVFTLTDGEDYQQDLLIDALGGLGFDTFEETETGFKAYTPAESFDKYQVDEALSEYDDMFTFTYEVNLIPQKNWNEEWESNFQPMQVGEKVRVRATFHPTDPAYPYEIVIDPKMAFGTGHHETTTMMMAHILEADLAGKYVLDMGCGTGILAILASKVGASEVVAIDYDPLSYESTVENSKLNKADNILAVCGSKDVIPDAKFDTILANINRNILLDQMKRYGEVLKQEGEIYFSGFYESPDLDIIKEEAGKHGMNYIEHKKMKDWVAARFVKA, from the coding sequence ATGAACTATTACGAACTTGTATTTACCCTTACAGATGGGGAAGACTATCAGCAGGATTTACTGATAGATGCGTTGGGTGGTTTGGGTTTCGATACTTTCGAAGAAACTGAAACAGGGTTTAAAGCCTATACACCGGCAGAAAGTTTTGATAAATACCAGGTTGATGAAGCCCTGAGCGAATATGACGACATGTTTACCTTCACATACGAGGTAAACCTGATCCCGCAAAAAAACTGGAACGAGGAGTGGGAGAGTAACTTCCAGCCGATGCAGGTTGGCGAAAAAGTGCGTGTAAGGGCAACCTTTCATCCTACAGATCCCGCCTATCCTTACGAGATTGTGATTGATCCAAAGATGGCCTTCGGTACCGGCCACCACGAAACTACTACCATGATGATGGCTCACATACTGGAGGCTGATCTGGCAGGAAAGTATGTTTTAGACATGGGCTGCGGTACAGGTATCTTGGCAATACTGGCTTCTAAAGTTGGCGCATCTGAAGTTGTTGCGATAGATTACGATCCGCTCAGTTACGAAAGTACTGTCGAAAACTCGAAGCTTAACAAAGCAGATAATATCTTAGCAGTTTGCGGCTCTAAAGATGTGATCCCTGATGCCAAATTTGATACCATATTGGCCAATATTAACCGCAATATCCTGCTCGACCAGATGAAGCGCTACGGCGAAGTATTAAAGCAAGAAGGCGAGATCTACTTCAGCGGTTTCTATGAAAGCCCCGATCTGGATATTATCAAAGAAGAGGCTGGCAAACATGGCATGAACTACATCGAACATAAAAAAATGAAAGACTGGGTTGCCGCCCGGTTTGTTAAGGCATAA
- a CDS encoding ferritin-like domain-containing protein, producing the protein MKTLTQELQNEGMARRQFLRYAGTGAAVMAGVLTMASCSKDHAASVVNDHVDLGSGDIAILNYAYALEQLEAAFYTQVAATPYSNQSTYEKALLTDIRDHEVAHREFFKAALGGNAIPGLTPNFSSINFSDRTSVLGAAKAFEDLGVSAYNGAGYMIKDVNYLALAGKIVSVEARHASLIRNLIAPGSFADSTVIDANGLDGAKSPQQVVPIANTYLSGKKILAPALGIY; encoded by the coding sequence ATGAAAACACTTACACAAGAACTACAGAACGAGGGAATGGCAAGGCGCCAGTTTCTGCGTTATGCAGGTACAGGGGCCGCAGTAATGGCCGGAGTACTCACCATGGCATCATGCTCTAAAGATCATGCAGCATCAGTGGTTAATGACCACGTTGATTTGGGATCTGGCGATATTGCCATTTTAAACTATGCTTACGCATTGGAGCAACTGGAGGCTGCTTTCTATACACAGGTAGCAGCTACACCATATTCCAACCAAAGCACTTATGAAAAAGCATTACTAACCGACATTCGTGATCACGAAGTTGCACACCGCGAGTTTTTTAAAGCTGCGCTTGGTGGCAATGCTATCCCGGGTTTAACTCCCAATTTTAGTTCAATCAATTTCTCTGACCGTACCAGCGTTTTAGGTGCTGCAAAAGCATTTGAAGACTTAGGCGTATCGGCTTACAACGGTGCAGGTTACATGATTAAGGATGTTAACTACCTGGCTCTTGCCGGTAAAATTGTTTCGGTTGAAGCACGCCACGCCTCATTGATCCGCAACCTGATTGCTCCGGGTTCATTTGCTGATAGCACAGTTATCGACGCAAACGGATTGGATGGCGCTAAATCGCCGCAACAAGTTGTGCCTATTGCCAACACTTATTTATCGGGCAAAAAGATTTTAGCACCAGCATTGGGTATTTATTAA
- a CDS encoding gliding motility-associated C-terminal domain-containing protein has protein sequence MKFCYCSKHFAILFIALLISCSNILSARPHTAIIDPTKGQYIVFPPLQQKSICSTDFAAGARSNGTVLPITYASSNPAVATVTTAGIIHVIRAGTTIITASQAGNDLYIAAEPQTQLLIVNNLPQPGIIVNPADINSCEGEELKFIAKGLAAGNNPTYQWKLNGQNVGDNSDVYISSSFKTGDVVTCVVTNNDGCVPMMSDVSAEITGLVRPITTISVSIARTQAGIIYAGTPVTFKATPSGNIVNQIIYDWYINGRSTGNNSPVFTTSTLADNDVVSCYIDVPLFNMCIINPFVQSNLILVKVKTVKDIIPPNTFTPNNDGVNDTWDIPGLSSFAHNNVSVYDRYGSIVYQSAGYNIPWDGSRNNHALPVGTYYYIINLNDGSRGISGSVTIIR, from the coding sequence ATGAAGTTCTGTTATTGTTCGAAGCATTTTGCCATCTTATTTATTGCCTTATTAATTTCCTGCTCAAATATATTATCAGCCCGGCCGCATACAGCCATCATCGATCCAACAAAGGGGCAGTACATCGTATTTCCACCCCTTCAGCAAAAATCAATTTGCAGCACCGATTTTGCCGCAGGTGCCAGAAGTAATGGCACGGTACTCCCAATTACCTATGCGAGCAGCAACCCTGCTGTTGCTACGGTTACTACTGCAGGTATAATCCATGTGATACGAGCCGGTACAACAATAATTACAGCCTCGCAGGCCGGTAACGACTTATATATAGCAGCAGAACCCCAAACACAATTATTGATTGTTAATAATTTACCTCAGCCAGGAATCATAGTAAATCCCGCTGATATCAACTCTTGCGAAGGTGAAGAACTTAAATTTATAGCGAAAGGGTTAGCTGCGGGTAATAACCCAACTTACCAGTGGAAGCTTAACGGGCAAAATGTTGGAGATAACAGCGATGTTTATATCAGCAGCTCGTTTAAAACAGGAGATGTTGTAACATGTGTTGTTACCAATAACGATGGTTGCGTACCAATGATGTCTGATGTATCCGCCGAGATAACAGGTTTAGTACGCCCAATAACAACAATTAGTGTGAGCATTGCCCGCACGCAGGCCGGCATAATTTACGCAGGCACCCCAGTTACTTTTAAGGCTACCCCATCAGGTAATATTGTAAACCAGATAATTTATGATTGGTATATAAACGGGCGTAGTACGGGTAACAACAGCCCTGTATTTACTACATCAACGTTAGCTGATAATGATGTGGTAAGCTGTTATATCGACGTGCCTTTATTCAACATGTGTATAATTAACCCTTTTGTACAGTCAAACCTTATTTTGGTTAAAGTTAAAACGGTTAAGGATATTATTCCGCCCAATACTTTTACACCTAATAATGATGGTGTTAATGATACTTGGGATATTCCTGGCTTATCCTCATTTGCACATAATAATGTTAGTGTTTATGATCGTTATGGTTCAATAGTTTACCAATCTGCTGGTTACAATATACCCTGGGATGGAAGCCGTAATAACCATGCACTACCTGTAGGTACTTACTATTACATCATCAATTTAAATGATGGAAGCAGAGGGATTTCGGGCTCTGTTACCATTATAAGATAG
- a CDS encoding NAD(P)-dependent oxidoreductase, translating to MKIALIGATGFVGTNVLREALHRDHTVTAIARNTQKIELENANLTKVALDVLDTDKLVEVLAGNDIVISAYNAGWTNPDLYNDFIKGSQAIQTATKQAGVKRLLVIGGAGSLFIDGQQLVDSPQFPAEWKAGATAARDYLTDLRKEEELDWTFLSPAIELHPGERTGKYRIGTESPVFDENGKCSITAEDMAIAIVDEAENKQFAKQRFTVGY from the coding sequence ATGAAAATTGCACTAATAGGCGCCACAGGCTTTGTAGGCACAAACGTTTTAAGAGAAGCCTTACACCGCGACCACACCGTTACCGCTATTGCACGTAACACTCAAAAAATTGAATTAGAAAATGCCAACTTAACCAAAGTTGCCCTTGACGTTTTAGATACCGACAAACTAGTTGAAGTTTTAGCCGGAAACGATATTGTGATCAGTGCGTACAACGCGGGCTGGACCAATCCCGATCTGTATAACGATTTTATTAAAGGATCTCAAGCTATCCAGACCGCAACCAAACAAGCCGGCGTAAAACGCCTGTTAGTTATTGGCGGTGCAGGCAGTTTATTTATTGACGGCCAGCAACTGGTTGATTCGCCACAATTCCCGGCCGAATGGAAAGCCGGTGCAACTGCAGCCCGCGATTATTTAACCGACCTAAGAAAAGAAGAAGAACTGGACTGGACTTTCTTAAGCCCTGCCATTGAACTACACCCTGGCGAGCGTACCGGTAAATACCGCATTGGTACAGAAAGCCCTGTATTTGATGAGAACGGAAAATGCAGTATCACTGCCGAGGATATGGCCATTGCTATTGTTGATGAAGCAGAGAACAAGCAATTTGCTAAACAGCGTTTTACTGTAGGATATTAA
- a CDS encoding ferritin-like domain-containing protein, giving the protein MNLFNVIDEIQQVDPEFQDRMSPRRDAIKNITSFGSKVAVAALPFAFSTLFKRAYGQTTSSVNDVLNFALTLEYLEAYFYNQGLAQANLIPAADKGYFTTVAGHENAHVAFLKSVLGSAAVTSPSFDLTAKGTFADVLTNYNTYLAVAETFEDTGVRAYKGQAGNLLGNQVVLTAALQIHAVEARHASAIRYLRASKGVNIKPWISGSATVSNDTGIAAVNASYAGENNVMQGGVDITTLNAVSGKTTITAAIEAFDEPLDKASVLAIVSPFIKS; this is encoded by the coding sequence ATGAATTTATTTAACGTAATAGACGAAATACAACAGGTTGATCCGGAGTTTCAGGACAGGATGAGCCCGCGCCGCGACGCGATAAAAAATATAACAAGTTTTGGCAGCAAGGTAGCTGTTGCAGCTTTGCCTTTTGCTTTCAGCACATTGTTTAAAAGAGCTTATGGCCAAACTACATCAAGTGTAAACGATGTTTTAAACTTTGCTTTAACGCTGGAGTACCTGGAAGCATATTTTTACAACCAGGGTTTAGCACAAGCTAATTTAATCCCCGCCGCTGATAAAGGTTATTTTACTACAGTAGCCGGGCACGAAAATGCACACGTAGCTTTCTTAAAATCAGTATTAGGTAGTGCAGCAGTAACTTCACCAAGTTTCGACTTAACAGCTAAAGGTACCTTTGCAGATGTACTAACCAATTATAACACTTATCTGGCCGTTGCCGAAACATTTGAAGATACAGGCGTTCGCGCTTATAAAGGCCAGGCCGGTAACCTATTAGGTAATCAGGTTGTGTTAACCGCAGCTTTGCAAATCCATGCAGTTGAAGCACGCCATGCATCAGCCATCCGCTACCTGCGTGCCTCAAAAGGTGTAAATATTAAACCATGGATCTCGGGTAGTGCTACTGTATCAAATGATACCGGTATTGCTGCGGTAAATGCATCTTATGCTGGTGAGAATAATGTTATGCAGGGTGGGGTTGATATTACAACTTTAAATGCAGTAAGTGGTAAAACTACAATCACAGCAGCCATTGAAGCATTTGACGAACCTTTAGATAAAGCATCTGTTTTAGCTATTGTATCGCCATTTATTAAATCATAA
- a CDS encoding helix-turn-helix domain-containing protein: protein MKTLGKKIRLLRHQKGWSQEDVAKRLDISIPAFSKIETGITDINLSRLEQIADLFEMSVVQLLTFNDAEGEAKYANELESVNKKLMDRETEVIDLQKKVIELFEELRQSKATA, encoded by the coding sequence ATGAAAACACTGGGAAAAAAAATCAGATTATTACGCCACCAAAAAGGTTGGAGTCAGGAAGATGTAGCAAAAAGGTTAGATATCTCGATACCTGCTTTTTCAAAAATTGAAACCGGTATTACCGACATCAATCTATCTCGCCTTGAGCAAATAGCTGATTTGTTTGAGATGTCAGTGGTTCAATTGCTAACGTTTAACGATGCAGAGGGAGAAGCGAAATACGCAAACGAGCTTGAATCAGTAAACAAGAAATTGATGGATCGTGAAACCGAAGTTATCGATCTGCAGAAAAAGGTTATCGAATTATTTGAAGAATTACGCCAGTCAAAAGCAACTGCATAA
- a CDS encoding GNAT family N-acetyltransferase: protein MTIIEVNDKTTRKAFLDTARLIYKDDPNWVCPLDNDIEATFDPQKNSFYKHGNANRWILKNDSGKLIGRVAAFINEKKAYGHEQPTGGMGFFECIDDQEAANKLFDTAKEWLQINGMQAMEGPINFGENDSNWGLLIDGFIPPSYGMNYHPPYYKALFEAYGFTTSYEQITNKLIVYDEFPERFTKIANWVAKKQGYEFKHLEASKIDQYAADFKEIYNDAWQDFENFVPITQDAILDSFRQMKPIMDENLIWFAYINGEPASAVVILPDANQMIKGLNGKLNLIGKLKFAYKRWKGVTHMRAVVMGTKQKFQNHGLESAIFMKLKAYVYPLNQYQELELSWVGDFNEKMLSMHYAMGATASKRHATMIYKF from the coding sequence ATGACTATTATCGAAGTTAACGACAAAACAACCCGTAAAGCCTTTTTAGATACAGCACGCCTAATTTATAAAGACGACCCCAATTGGGTTTGCCCGCTGGACAATGATATTGAGGCCACTTTCGATCCGCAAAAAAACAGCTTTTATAAGCATGGCAACGCCAATCGCTGGATCTTAAAAAACGATAGCGGAAAACTGATTGGCCGTGTTGCTGCCTTTATCAACGAAAAAAAAGCTTACGGCCATGAGCAGCCAACAGGCGGTATGGGTTTTTTTGAATGTATTGATGATCAGGAAGCAGCTAATAAACTGTTTGATACGGCAAAAGAATGGCTGCAAATAAACGGCATGCAAGCTATGGAAGGCCCTATTAATTTTGGTGAGAACGATAGTAACTGGGGTTTGCTTATTGATGGTTTTATCCCCCCATCTTACGGCATGAACTATCACCCACCCTATTACAAAGCACTTTTTGAGGCTTATGGCTTCACCACATCATACGAACAGATTACCAATAAACTGATTGTTTATGATGAATTCCCCGAGCGCTTTACCAAAATAGCCAACTGGGTTGCAAAAAAACAGGGCTATGAGTTTAAGCATCTCGAAGCATCGAAGATTGACCAATACGCTGCCGATTTTAAGGAAATTTACAACGATGCCTGGCAGGATTTCGAGAACTTTGTGCCTATTACACAAGATGCTATTCTGGATAGTTTCAGGCAGATGAAACCCATTATGGATGAGAACCTGATCTGGTTTGCGTACATTAATGGCGAACCAGCCTCGGCAGTGGTTATTTTACCGGATGCCAACCAGATGATCAAAGGCCTTAACGGGAAGTTGAACCTGATAGGCAAACTCAAATTTGCTTATAAACGTTGGAAAGGCGTTACCCACATGCGTGCTGTGGTGATGGGTACCAAACAAAAATTCCAGAACCACGGGCTCGAGTCGGCTATATTTATGAAGTTGAAGGCGTATGTGTACCCGCTTAACCAATACCAGGAACTGGAACTATCATGGGTGGGCGATTTTAATGAGAAGATGCTCTCCATGCACTATGCTATGGGGGCCACCGCCAGCAAAAGGCATGCAACCATGATCTATAAATTTTAA
- a CDS encoding ferritin-like domain-containing protein: MKITTGDKKSEGMARRQFLQYAGTGTALFAAALIASCSKDNSKQNIYNDHVDLGTGDVAILNYAYALEQLEAAFYTQVVASPYTSISAYEKSVLTDIRDHEVSHREFFKTALAGIAIPKLTIDFSSINFADRTSVLAAAKSFEDLGVSAYNGAGYMIKDASYLAVASKIASVEARHASLIRNLIAVGSFADNTVIDTNGLDIAQSPQQVIPVVNTFISVKKILAPAFGIY, encoded by the coding sequence ATGAAAATAACAACAGGAGATAAAAAAAGCGAAGGAATGGCGCGACGGCAGTTTCTGCAATATGCAGGTACCGGTACTGCGCTATTTGCTGCAGCGCTTATCGCCTCATGTTCTAAAGATAATTCTAAACAAAATATTTATAATGACCACGTTGATTTGGGTACCGGCGATGTTGCCATTTTAAATTATGCTTATGCTTTAGAACAACTGGAAGCCGCCTTTTATACCCAGGTTGTGGCATCGCCGTATACAAGCATTTCTGCTTATGAAAAATCTGTGTTAACAGATATCCGCGATCATGAAGTATCGCACCGCGAATTTTTTAAAACAGCCCTTGCAGGGATTGCCATCCCTAAATTAACGATAGATTTTAGTTCAATTAATTTTGCCGACCGTACCAGTGTTTTAGCAGCAGCAAAATCATTTGAAGACTTGGGGGTATCAGCATACAACGGTGCAGGTTATATGATTAAGGATGCAAGTTACCTTGCTGTTGCAAGTAAAATTGCCTCTGTTGAAGCACGCCATGCATCACTGATCCGTAATCTGATTGCAGTTGGCTCATTTGCAGATAATACTGTGATTGATACAAACGGGTTGGATATTGCTCAATCGCCGCAGCAGGTAATACCTGTTGTTAATACTTTTATAAGTGTAAAGAAGATTTTAGCACCGGCTTTTGGTATTTATTAA
- a CDS encoding ferritin-like domain-containing protein has protein sequence MNLFGIIEEIKEVDAEFEDRISPRRAAIKNITSFGSKVAMATLPFAFSALLKKAYSQNTTPVNDVLNFALTLEYLEAYFYNQGLAQANLIPVAHKSYITTIAGHENAHVAFLKNILGNAAIASPKFDLTAKGIFGDVLTNYNTYLLVAEIFEDTGVRAYKGQMGNLLGNQVVLTAALQIHSVEGRHASAIRYLRASRGANIKPWISGSSTVFNDTGVIVSNASYANENNTVQNGIDITTLNAVNGTTSITAAIEAFDEPLDKATVLNILVPFIAS, from the coding sequence ATGAATTTATTTGGCATAATAGAGGAGATAAAAGAGGTTGACGCAGAGTTTGAAGACAGGATCAGCCCTCGCCGTGCCGCGATAAAAAATATAACCAGCTTTGGCAGCAAGGTAGCTATGGCTACATTGCCGTTTGCCTTTAGTGCCTTACTAAAAAAGGCCTATAGCCAAAATACTACCCCGGTAAATGATGTATTAAACTTTGCTTTAACGCTCGAATATCTTGAAGCTTATTTCTATAACCAGGGTTTAGCGCAAGCTAATTTAATCCCGGTAGCTCATAAAAGTTATATAACCACAATAGCCGGGCACGAAAATGCACACGTGGCTTTTTTGAAAAATATTTTGGGAAATGCCGCAATTGCATCGCCAAAGTTTGACCTAACTGCTAAAGGCATTTTTGGCGATGTATTAACCAATTACAATACCTATCTGCTTGTTGCTGAAATATTTGAGGATACTGGTGTGCGTGCCTATAAAGGCCAGATGGGTAACCTGTTGGGCAACCAGGTTGTGCTAACAGCAGCCTTACAAATTCATTCTGTTGAAGGGCGCCACGCCTCAGCTATCCGCTATCTGCGTGCTTCAAGAGGTGCAAATATTAAACCCTGGATTTCGGGCAGCAGTACGGTATTTAATGATACAGGTGTTATTGTATCAAATGCTTCGTACGCGAATGAAAATAATACGGTACAAAATGGGATAGATATTACTACTTTAAATGCTGTTAACGGTACTACCTCAATTACCGCAGCAATTGAAGCATTTGATGAGCCATTAGATAAAGCCACTGTTTTAAATATATTGGTTCCGTTTATAGCTTCTTAA
- the scpB gene encoding SMC-Scp complex subunit ScpB, with translation MENIDQYLEALIFASEQSIRLEELQYCLQSVFNEDFSTDIINKSINSIQAKYADERFAIELVKIGNGYQFLTKKAYHLAINQLQLQRSKKKLSQAAIETLAIIAYRQPITKVEIEQIRGVNCDYTVQKLLEKELISIAGKSDTVGKPILYATSPLFMDYFGINNINELPQIKELVNESDAIGDQTE, from the coding sequence GTGGAAAATATCGACCAATATTTAGAAGCATTGATATTTGCTTCAGAACAGAGCATCAGGTTAGAAGAACTTCAGTATTGCTTGCAAAGTGTTTTTAATGAAGACTTTAGCACAGACATCATCAACAAATCTATCAATAGCATACAGGCAAAATATGCCGACGAACGTTTCGCCATTGAATTGGTTAAGATAGGAAATGGTTATCAATTTCTCACTAAAAAGGCATATCATTTAGCAATTAATCAACTACAGCTGCAAAGGTCTAAGAAAAAGCTAAGCCAGGCCGCTATAGAAACGCTGGCAATTATTGCTTACCGGCAGCCTATTACTAAGGTAGAAATTGAGCAGATCCGCGGCGTGAACTGCGATTATACCGTGCAAAAATTACTGGAAAAAGAGTTGATTAGTATAGCCGGAAAATCTGACACTGTAGGCAAACCGATATTGTATGCTACCAGCCCCTTATTTATGGATTATTTTGGTATCAACAACATTAATGAGCTGCCGCAGATTAAAGAACTGGTTAATGAAAGTGACGCTATTGGCGACCAGACAGAATAA